CCAAGGCATTCTGATTTTGATATTCTCGCTTCCATAAATCCGACAGCATCTTTAATGCAGCAATCAGGTTCGTTGGACTGATTAATAAGATTCTCTTTTTATATGCGTAATCCCAAAGTTTTGAATCGTGTTTTATAGCTTCGAGATAAGCAGGTTCTATCGGGATAAACATCATTACAAAATCCAGCCCTTTAGCAAAATTCTGATAGCTTTTCGCACTCAACATATCAATATGTCTCTTTATTGAGCTTATATGATTTGTAAGGCTTTCTTTTTGTTCTGTCACTATATCGGCCGACACATACCTTTCGTAATCCAGCAGTGAAACTTTTGAGTCAATAATTATTTTACGCTGATCAGGATAATTCATAATAACATCAGGCTGCATTTTTTTTCCTGATTCATCTTTTAAAATTTTACCGTCATCATCCTTCAAAAATTCCTGTACATGATACTCCCTGCCTTTGGTCAGCCCTGAATTTTCAAGAATATTTTCAAGAATCATCTCACCCCAGTCTCCCTGAGTTTTTGAAGAACCTTTTAAAGCCCTGGTTAGATTATGGGCCTCTTCGCTAATTTTTGAATTTAAAGCAACCAGCTTTTCTATCTCCTTTTCGAGAGAAAATCTCTGCTTATTTTCCTTTTCATAGGTTTCCTCAACTTTGCTTTTAAAATCATTGATATTCTTTCCCAACGGATCGAGGATAAGCTTCAAATTATCCTGATTTTGCTTGCTGAACTTTTCACTTTTTTCTTCAAATATTCTATCGGCAAGAACTTTGAATTCATTTGTGAATTTATCTCCTATACCCTCTAATTCCTTTTTCTGATTTTCCAGCTTTTCATTTAAACCGGCCTGCTTTTCGGAAAGTGAAATGTTTTCTTTCAGCAGTTCCTGATTTACCTGTTGAAGTTCACCGAAATTGTCTTTAGCAGATACTAATTCAAGTTCTTTTATTTCTAATTTACTTTTTTCGTTTTCCAAGCGTTCATTAAATACTGCTACATCCGAATTCAAATTTTGATTAACGGCCAATGCATTGTCTAGCTTCTCTTCCAGCTCTACCCTATCTTTCTTATTTCTAAACAGAATAAAACCAATGAGGATACCAACAGCTAATGATATAATGATTGAAAATATAAGTTCTTGCTCCATATTTTTTGCAGATAATTTACCTTGCTAATATATGAAGTCTGTTTTCAATATTTAATAATCATTATAAAAAGTCCGCAATAAAATCTATTTTCGGATAATTCATTTGTTTAATAAGATCTTTAATACGTTTACTATTATTTTTTGACTTAATAATTTTACGATAAACTATAATCTTAATACTGATATGATAGCAAATAAAATTTATCCAAAATGAATTAAAAAAAGTATTTATTAACTGTTACGGTAGATATACTTT
The Bacteroidota bacterium DNA segment above includes these coding regions:
- the rmuC gene encoding DNA recombination protein RmuC — translated: MEQELIFSIIISLAVGILIGFILFRNKKDRVELEEKLDNALAVNQNLNSDVAVFNERLENEKSKLEIKELELVSAKDNFGELQQVNQELLKENISLSEKQAGLNEKLENQKKELEGIGDKFTNEFKVLADRIFEEKSEKFSKQNQDNLKLILDPLGKNINDFKSKVEETYEKENKQRFSLEKEIEKLVALNSKISEEAHNLTRALKGSSKTQGDWGEMILENILENSGLTKGREYHVQEFLKDDDGKILKDESGKKMQPDVIMNYPDQRKIIIDSKVSLLDYERYVSADIVTEQKESLTNHISSIKRHIDMLSAKSYQNFAKGLDFVMMFIPIEPAYLEAIKHDSKLWDYAYKKRILLISPTNLIAALKMLSDLWKREYQNQNALEIAERGGKLYDKFVSVVEGLNEIGASLNKTQGIFNKTMNQMSEGRGNVLGQVQKLKDLGAKTEKSLPEVDLTDS